In the Caballeronia sp. NK8 genome, GGATGCGTGTCTGCATGGCGAACTGCCGCACACGCCCGACATGCTCGCGCGCACGCCGCCGCTCCACGCCGGACAGCGCGTGGTATTCGCATATGAAGGCTTCACCGCGTCTCGCGCGTTCAGCGATGCATGCTTCGACGACCCCGCGTGTCACGACATTCCGCTCGTCGGCGCGCGTATCGAAGCGGGTCAGCCCGTTTGCACGATGACCGTGTCCGCGCCGGCGTTCGACGATTTGCGCTGCGCGCTGGACCGCGAGCATGCGCGCCTTCTGCAACGCATCGAAACCCTGTCGAGACCATGACTTCAACTTTTCAGGCGGACGCCGCACTGAGCGTCAACGCATCGAGCGAGCGGCTCGTCGCGCGTCTCATCGACGATGCCGCGCGCCTTCACGTCGATGTCACGCGCACGGACGGCGGCACCGTGATCGTCGATGCGGGCGTGAACGCAAAGGGCAGCGCCGACGCGGGCATCCTGATCGCGCGCATCTGCATGGGCGGGCTCGGGCGCGTCGCGCGGCGCGTCGCGTTCGATGACGCGCCGCTCTGGCCGGGCTTCATCGAAGTGCATACGAGCAATCCGGTGCTCGCCTGCCTCGCGAGCCAGTACGCGGGCTGGAGCCTTTCGGCGACCAAGGAACAGACGGGCGGCAAGAAGTTCTTTTCGCTCGGCTCGGGCCCGGCGCGCGCGCTCGCATGCAAGGAGCCGCTGTTCGACGAACTCGGTTATCGCGACCGGCATGAGCGCGGCGCGCTCGTGATGGAAGTGGATCGGCTGCCGCCGCAAGTCGTCATCGACAAGGTGCTCAAGGACTGCGGCCTCGAAGCGCAGAACCTCGTGATCGCCGTGACGCCGACGCACTCTGTCGCGGGAACGGTGCAGGTCGTGGCGCGCGTCGTGGAAGTTGCGCTGCACAAGACGCACGTGCTGGGCGTCGATCTGGGCGAGATCGTCGAAGGCAGCGGCAGCGCGCCCTTGCCGCCACCCGCGCCCGACGGCATCCAGGCGATGGGCCGCACCAACGACGCGATTCTCTACGGCGGTCGCGTGCATCTGACGGTCAAAAGCGACGCGGTCGCGAAACGCCTCGCGGCCGAACTGCCTTCGTCGAACGCGCGCGATTACGGGCGTCCGTTCGCCGATATTTTCACGTCGTTCAACTACGACTTCTATCAGATCGACCCCGCGCTCTTCGCGCCCGCCGAGGTGTGGGTGTCGAGCCTCGAAAGCGGCGCGACGTATCACGGCGGCAGGGTCGACAAGCCGCTGCTCGATGCGCAATGGCTCGGAGACGCGTCATGAGCTTTCGCGTCGCGATCATGACCGATGAAACCGGCTGGCACACCGGCCGCCTTAAAAAAGCGTTCCGCGCGCGCGACGTGGAAGCGCGTTGCGTCGATCTCGCCGCATGCCGCATCGACACGACATGGAAGCCACACGGCCTCGCGATTCCCGGCTTCGGCCACACGCTGCCCGACGCGGCGTTCGTGCGCGGCATCGCGGGCGGCACGTTCGAGCAGGTCACGTTGCGGCTCGGCATATTGCACGCGCTGCGCGAATCCGGCGTGCCCGTCTATAACGATGCGCGCGCGATCGAGCGCAGCGTCGACAAGTCGATGACGAGCTTTCTGCTCAACCGCTACGGCGTGCCGACGCCCGCCACATGGGCGGGCGAGTCGCCTGCGCATGCGCGGCGCGTGCTGATGCGCGAGGCGGCGGCGGGCCGGCAAGTCGTCATGAAGCCGCTTTTCGGCTCGCAGGGCAAGGGCCTGATGAAGCCCGGCGTGAGCCTGCCGCCGCTCGAAGCCTTTAGTCAGGTCGCGTATCTGCAGCGTTTCGTCGATGCGGGCGAACCCGGCTTCGACTGGCGCGTGCTCGTGATCGGCGGCCAGGCGGTGGCGGCGATGAAGCGCGTCGGCGGCGAGGACTGGATTCACAACTTCGCGCGCGGCGCACGCTGCGAGCCGGCGCAACCGTCGCCCGCGCTCGCGGACATCGCCGTGCGCGCGACGGCGGCGCTCGGGCTCGACTACGCGGGCGTCGATCTGATCGCGGCGGAAGGCGGGCGGCCCGTGGTGCTCGAAGTGAACGGCGTTGCGGCGTGGCGCGGGCTGCAATCCGTGACGACGCTCGATATCGCGGCGCTGCTCGTCGACGATCTGCTCGATCGCAAGTGTCGCGCATCGAAGGGCGCGCTCGCGCTCGCCAGCGGCGATGAACGCGTTTGACGCGCCTCGTGCCGAACGCGCCCGCACGGCATTCCTGCGCGCGTGCCGGCTCGATGTCGAAACCATGAAGCCGGGCAACGTGAGCATCGCAAGCGCGGGGCACGGCATGACGTCGGCGCAATTCATCGCGAGCGCGGGCACGGCGGCGGCGGGCCTCTTCACGCCGGGCGCACGCGTGGGCGCGCGCATTCTCGACGCCGTGCGCCGCACGTTCGATGCGGTCGGCTGCAACACGAATCTCGGCATCGTGCTGCTCGCCGCGCCCTTGTGCGCCGCGCTCGAAAGCTTCGATGCGAGCGAACCGGTCGATGCACGACGCTGGCATGCGGCGACGCAACGCGTGCTCGCCGAGCTCGATATCGACGATGCGCGGCTCGCCTATCGCGCGATCGCGCTCGCCAATCCGGGCGGCCTGGGCGACGCGCCCGAGCAACCGGTGCACGCGCCGCCGACCGTCAGCTTGCGCGCGGCGATGGCGCTCGCGGCGGATCGCGACAGCATCGCGCGTCAATACGAGAACGGTTTCGCCGATATCTTCGGCACGGGCCTCGACGCGGCCGGCGCGATCGGTCCGGAAACGGAGCATCGCGCGATGCTCGATGCGTTCCTGGGCTTCCTCGCCACGTGGCCGGACTCGCACATAGTGCGCAAGCAAGGCGCGGCGGTGGCGCAAAGTGTCACGCGCGATGCGGCGATGCATCGCGCGAACTGGCGCGCGGCGGGACGTCCTGCGGCATCTGCCGCGCTCGATGCGTGGGATGCCGGATTGAAGGCGCGCGGCATCAATCCGGGCACGAGCGCGGACCTCGCGGTGGCGACGCTCTTCGTTGCGCTGATGACTTCATCGATGAATGCATGAAGTCTGCCCGCGCGAACAAAAAATTGGCACGGAACATGTTAGGAAGTTCGCGGTTGAGCGGTCGCATCGGAAAGTCCGGTCGAACGCGAGCCTTGCGCGGCTTTGAGTCTTACCGTCGCGAGTCGAGAGCAAGTCGCTAGTCCCGAGAACCACACATCACTGGAGGAACAGCATGGCCAAGATCAACCGCGTCCTGGTAGGAGAGTCGCTCGTCGGCGATGGCAACGAGGTCGCACACATCGACTTGATCATCGGACCGCGAGGTTCCGCTGCCGAGACGGCGTTCTGCCACGCGCTCACGAACAACAAGGATGGCTTCACGTCGCTGCTCGCCGTGGTCGCACCGAATCTGATGACCAAGCCGAACACGATTCTCTTCAATAAAGTGACGATCAAGGGCGCCAAGCAGGCCGTGCAGATGTTCGGCCCGGCGCAGCGCGCGGTCGCGATGGCGGTGGCCGACAGCGTGGAAAGCGGCGTCATTCCCGCCGATGAAGCCGACGATCTGTTCATTTGCGTCGGCGTGTTCATCCACTGGGAGGCGGATGACGACCAGAAGATTCACGATTACAACTATCAGGCGACGAAGGAATCGATTGCGCGCGCGGTGGCGGGCGAGCCGTCGGCGCAGGAGGTAGTATCGAAGAAGGGCTCGATGTCGCATCCGTTCTCACCGAGCTGAAACCGTGTGGCCGGTGCGTACGTGCTGGTGTGCCGGCCGTTTTTCATTTCATGACCATGAGGCTTATCGCATGACCCCACGTTGCTGCGCGTTGACGGTGCTCACCTGCCTCTCGCTGATTTCGCCGCTTTCGATCGCCGCGACGGGTGGCGGGGGCGCTGACGCGCCCGCCAGGACTCACGATTATCCGACCGAAGGACGCGTGGAATACGTGCTCGGATGCATGGACGACAATGGGCACGATTTCGCCAACGTCTATAAGTGCTCGTGTGCGATCGACAAGATCGCGAAGGTGCTTACTTATGATGATTACGTCGAGCAATCGACGTTTTCGAAATATGCGACGTTGGGTGGGGAGGGGGGAGCGGAGTTTCGGGTCGATCGCGCGAAGGCGCAGACCAAGCGGTATCGGGATTTGCAGAAGGATGCGTTCAAGGCCTGCGGCATCAAGGGGAAGTGAGGTAGTCGGCTTGGGGTTGTTGTCGCTGGATCCCGTTATCGCATCGGTCTATTAGCACTGCCCCTGTGCGGGGCGGCAGTCACTTTCTTTGCTGCTGCAAAGAAAGTAACCAAAGAAAGCAGCTCGAGACGCCCGCGGTCACACGCAATTTGAGTATCCTTCTCCTCGCTCGTGGCACTCAGTAGCGAGTGCCCTCACAGGCCACATCGGGCTTGGACCGCGCACGGTCTGTCACATCGCACCGCTCGCGTGGCTGGTTCAGCACGAAATAGCTCCGGCCCGCTTCGCGGCCGACCGGTCAATCGGGTCTGCGTGTGCTTCTGCGCTTCTCTTTTCTCGTCGGTTTCCCTTGCAGACCCCACGGCAGCGCGTAGCGCTGTGCCGAAGCTATTTCGTGCTGAACCGGCGCGCTCAAACGACTAGCTTGTCAGACCGTGCGCGGTCCAAGCCCGGTTAGACCTACGAGGGCACTCGCTACACAGGCCACGATCAACGAGAAGAACACCCAAATTGCGTGTGACCGCGGGCGTCTCGAGCTGCTTTCTTTGCCTACTTTCTTTGCAGCAGCAAAGAAAGTAGGTGCCGCCCCGCACAGGGGCAACGCCAATAGACCGACACGATCACGGGATCCGGCGAAAAACCAAAACCAATCACTCCGGCACATACCCCCTGCCGATCCAGGCAAGACTAACCTGCGCCCCCTTCCGGGCATCGGAATCCACCAACCGTCGCCGTTCGATCACAACCCCCACCGCATCGACATCATCGAACTTGGCTGGCTTGGCCAGCGTCACCCTGACCCAGTGCGCCCCGAAATCCGCGATAAGCATCTGCGCGATGCGTTCCGCGAGCGCCTCGAGCAACTGCAACCCATGCGACGCGAGAAGCCCATGAATCGCTTCCCGCACTGCCGCATAATTCACCGTATCCTCGATCCTGTCCGTCGCGCACGCGCGCAGAAACGGCACACCGATGGCAAGGCTCATCCGCACCGTCTGCGGATCATGCAACTCGCTCTTGTCGATGCCGATGACCGTCTGCCCGGTGAGTCCTTCGATATACACGACATCCATCGCACCGGCGGAACCGCCAGGTTGCGCCGCAACATGAACAGCTTCGCGAATCGGTTCGAATCGGCCCATATGCCTGTCGCCGCGCACAGCGGCCCCGTGAAAGAGAACCCGGCGCCCATCGCCGAATCCATCTGTAAGCAGCAAGCAAAAAACGGGCGCGTTTGTGCATCTCTATGCGACTCCTTATTGAATCGATGCGTCATAGGATGTAAAGTTTTTGAGAACCGGGCCGGATCGGGTCGCAGACAGCACCTGAAACACCCCGACTACCCGGCCACGAGGCGCGCCTGCGAGCGGAACAGCGAGACATCCGCACCAGGCAGCACAGCCGCAGCGCCAGCGTAAAACACAACAGATACGGCGCCGGACGGCCGCGCGATCCCCGCGCACCGGAATGCGGCGCAACGGAGACTTGCCCCCATGTCGTCGCTTGCTGACGTAGACACGCATGTCCGGGAAGTGCTGAACATCGTCAATAATCCGCTGGCCGCACGCCGCGCCAGCGATTCGGTCGCGCAATCGTGGCTGCGGTGCCTCACGGAATTCAGGCTCGATCCCGGCCGCTTCGTCATGCCGCCCGTGCTCACGCAGCACGAACTGAACGACCGCCGCGAAGCCGCGAGCGATCTCATCGCGTGCTCGAAGCTCGAAATGACGACGCTGTATCAGCAGCTCGCCGATCCGGAACTCGCCGTCGTGCTCGTCGATGCGGACGGGGTCATCGTGCATCAGGTGTCGTCGGTGCCGTTCGGCGAAGCCGTCGCCGCCGACGGTCTGCGCGTCGGCGCGCTGTGGAGCGAACGCGAGGCAGGCACCAACGGCATGGGCACGTGCCTCATCGAGCGCGACTGCATCGCCGTATGCCAGCACGAACATTTCTATCCGCGCTATACGTCGCTCACATGCTCGGCCGCGCCGATCTTCGACGAGCGCGGCACGGTCGTCGGCGTGCTCGACGTGACGAGCCGCTCGAAGCTCCTGCAGCAGCATTCGCTCGTACTCGTCGGGATGTCGCGGCAGATGATCGAAAATCGTCTGATCGATGCGCGCTACCGGCACGCGAACATGATCCACTTTCATAGCCGGCCCGAGTTCGTCGGCACCCTGCACGCGGGCAAGCTCGCGGTCAGCGACGAAGGCGTCGTGCTCGCGGCGAGCCGCAGCGCGCTCTTTCAGCTCGACCTGCGCTCGCCCGCCGAGTTGTGCGGCAAGCGCATCGAGGAGGCGTTCAACGCGACGCTCGAAGACATGATCGCGCGCAGCATCCGCGGCTCGTTCCATCCGGTGACGGTCTATAGCGCAAAGGCGAACAGCCGCTTCTTCCTCACGGCGCAGACGCCGCGCGATGGCACGAGCGGCACGACGCGCATCCTCATGAACGATCCGGTCTCGCGTGATCTGTCCGCGCCGGGCGCGCGCGCCAAAGCGCCGAAGAAGGACATGCGCGAGCCCGCCGCGACCGGACGTCTCGACAAACTCGCGCATCTGGAATTCGGCGATCCGCGCATGGCCTCGCAGATCCAGCTCGCGGCACGCGTGATCCAGCGCAAGATCCCGATCATCCTGCGCGGACAAACCGGCACCGGCAAGGAAGTCTTCGCCAACGCGCTGCACAGCATCAGCCCGAACGGCACGGGTCCGTTCGTCGCGGTGAACTGCGCGTCGCTGCCGGAGAATCTGATCGAAAGCGAATTGTTCGGCTATCGCGCGGGGGCGTTCACGGGCGCGCAGCGTGAAGGCCGGCGCGGCAAGATCGTGCAGGCAAATGGCGGCACGCTCTTTCTCGATGAAATCGGCGATATGCCGCTCACGCTGCAGGCGCGTCTGCTGCGCGTGCTCGAAGAACACGAGGTGACGCCGCTCGGCGCGGAAACCACCGTCAAGGTGGACTTTCAGCTGATCAGCGCGAGTCACCGCAATCTCATCGAACTCGTGCAGACGGGCATGTTCCGCGAGGACCTGTACTACCGCCTGAACGGCATCGAGATCAACCTGCCGCCGCTGCGCGAACGCGCCGATGCGCTCGCGCTCATCGGTCATATTCTCGAAACCGAATCCGACGAACCGCCCGCGCTCTCCGCCGAAGCGCGGCAGGCGCTGCTCGCGTATCCGTGGCCGGGCAATATCCGTCAGTTGCGTCATGTGCTGCAAATGGCGATCGCGCTCTGCGACGGGCCTGAAATCCGCTGCGCGCATCTGCCGCCGGAGATCGTCAACGGCGCGGGCACGACGACCACCGCGACCCGCGCGCCGAGTCCCGCCGCGAGCACGCCGCTCGCACATCTCGCCGAAGACGCCGACACCTCGTCGCTCAACGCAATCCAGGTCAAGGAACGCGAGACCGTGCTGCAGCTGCTCGACGAGCATCGCTGGAACGTGAGCAATGTGGCGAAGGTGCTCGGCATCAGCCGCAACACGCTGTATCGGAAGATGCATCGTCTGCATATTCGCCTGTCGCACGATACGCCTGCATCCGACAACCCCGCATCCGACGCATGACGCAACCCACGCCTGCCCGCCGGCTCGACGAGTTCAAGCCCGACGCGCGCTTCGCGTGGTGCGTGACCGGCTCCGGTCACATGCTGGAGGAATCGATCGCGCTCGCGCTGCGTCTGCCCGGCGTCGATCTGTTTCTTTCCGCCGCCGGCGAGGAAGTGCTGCCGCTCTATGGCTGGACGCTCGCGAAGCTGCGCGAGCGCTTCAAGGTGTTTCGCGACAACAGCGCGAGCAGCGTGCCCGTCGGCATGATCTATGGCGGCGAATATCACACGGTCGTGATCGCGCCCGCGACGAGCAATACCGTCGCCAAATGCGCGTTCGGCATCTCCGATACTTTGCCCACCAATCTCTATGCGCAAGCCGGCAAGCAATGCGTGCCGGGCATCGTGTTCGCCTGCGATACCGCACCGTCCGTCATCACGCACGCCCCGAAGGAATGGGTCGAAGTGAGGCCGCGCGCAATCGAGTTCGAGAACGTCGAGCGGCTCGCGCGTTTCGCGCACACCACCGTGGCCCGCTCGCTCGAGGATCTCGAAGCCGCGCTCGATCAACGCCTGTCGGACCTGCAGCTCGCATGGAACACATCGTCTTCCTGACCGGCCGGCTCGCGCAATTGAGCCTTCAGCAAGTGCTCGAGAGCATCGCGCCCGTCGCGAAGAAATCGCCCTTTACGTGGGAAGTTCGCGAGATCGGCCTGCAGGTCGCGGGACTGATGACCGCCGACATGGTGCGCCGGCGCGTCGCCGTTCCTCTGACCGAAGGCACGAGC is a window encoding:
- the mch gene encoding methenyltetrahydromethanopterin cyclohydrolase — its product is MTSTFQADAALSVNASSERLVARLIDDAARLHVDVTRTDGGTVIVDAGVNAKGSADAGILIARICMGGLGRVARRVAFDDAPLWPGFIEVHTSNPVLACLASQYAGWSLSATKEQTGGKKFFSLGSGPARALACKEPLFDELGYRDRHERGALVMEVDRLPPQVVIDKVLKDCGLEAQNLVIAVTPTHSVAGTVQVVARVVEVALHKTHVLGVDLGEIVEGSGSAPLPPPAPDGIQAMGRTNDAILYGGRVHLTVKSDAVAKRLAAELPSSNARDYGRPFADIFTSFNYDFYQIDPALFAPAEVWVSSLESGATYHGGRVDKPLLDAQWLGDAS
- a CDS encoding RimK family alpha-L-glutamate ligase, with the protein product MSFRVAIMTDETGWHTGRLKKAFRARDVEARCVDLAACRIDTTWKPHGLAIPGFGHTLPDAAFVRGIAGGTFEQVTLRLGILHALRESGVPVYNDARAIERSVDKSMTSFLLNRYGVPTPATWAGESPAHARRVLMREAAAGRQVVMKPLFGSQGKGLMKPGVSLPPLEAFSQVAYLQRFVDAGEPGFDWRVLVIGGQAVAAMKRVGGEDWIHNFARGARCEPAQPSPALADIAVRATAALGLDYAGVDLIAAEGGRPVVLEVNGVAAWRGLQSVTTLDIAALLVDDLLDRKCRASKGALALASGDERV
- a CDS encoding triphosphoribosyl-dephospho-CoA synthase; the encoded protein is MNAFDAPRAERARTAFLRACRLDVETMKPGNVSIASAGHGMTSAQFIASAGTAAAGLFTPGARVGARILDAVRRTFDAVGCNTNLGIVLLAAPLCAALESFDASEPVDARRWHAATQRVLAELDIDDARLAYRAIALANPGGLGDAPEQPVHAPPTVSLRAAMALAADRDSIARQYENGFADIFGTGLDAAGAIGPETEHRAMLDAFLGFLATWPDSHIVRKQGAAVAQSVTRDAAMHRANWRAAGRPAASAALDAWDAGLKARGINPGTSADLAVATLFVALMTSSMNA
- the fae gene encoding formaldehyde-activating enzyme, encoding MAKINRVLVGESLVGDGNEVAHIDLIIGPRGSAAETAFCHALTNNKDGFTSLLAVVAPNLMTKPNTILFNKVTIKGAKQAVQMFGPAQRAVAMAVADSVESGVIPADEADDLFICVGVFIHWEADDDQKIHDYNYQATKESIARAVAGEPSAQEVVSKKGSMSHPFSPS
- a CDS encoding dihydroneopterin aldolase, yielding MGRFEPIREAVHVAAQPGGSAGAMDVVYIEGLTGQTVIGIDKSELHDPQTVRMSLAIGVPFLRACATDRIEDTVNYAAVREAIHGLLASHGLQLLEALAERIAQMLIADFGAHWVRVTLAKPAKFDDVDAVGVVIERRRLVDSDARKGAQVSLAWIGRGYVPE
- a CDS encoding sigma-54-dependent Fis family transcriptional regulator; the protein is MSSLADVDTHVREVLNIVNNPLAARRASDSVAQSWLRCLTEFRLDPGRFVMPPVLTQHELNDRREAASDLIACSKLEMTTLYQQLADPELAVVLVDADGVIVHQVSSVPFGEAVAADGLRVGALWSEREAGTNGMGTCLIERDCIAVCQHEHFYPRYTSLTCSAAPIFDERGTVVGVLDVTSRSKLLQQHSLVLVGMSRQMIENRLIDARYRHANMIHFHSRPEFVGTLHAGKLAVSDEGVVLAASRSALFQLDLRSPAELCGKRIEEAFNATLEDMIARSIRGSFHPVTVYSAKANSRFFLTAQTPRDGTSGTTRILMNDPVSRDLSAPGARAKAPKKDMREPAATGRLDKLAHLEFGDPRMASQIQLAARVIQRKIPIILRGQTGTGKEVFANALHSISPNGTGPFVAVNCASLPENLIESELFGYRAGAFTGAQREGRRGKIVQANGGTLFLDEIGDMPLTLQARLLRVLEEHEVTPLGAETTVKVDFQLISASHRNLIELVQTGMFREDLYYRLNGIEINLPPLRERADALALIGHILETESDEPPALSAEARQALLAYPWPGNIRQLRHVLQMAIALCDGPEIRCAHLPPEIVNGAGTTTTATRAPSPAASTPLAHLAEDADTSSLNAIQVKERETVLQLLDEHRWNVSNVAKVLGISRNTLYRKMHRLHIRLSHDTPASDNPASDA
- a CDS encoding flavoprotein produces the protein MTQPTPARRLDEFKPDARFAWCVTGSGHMLEESIALALRLPGVDLFLSAAGEEVLPLYGWTLAKLRERFKVFRDNSASSVPVGMIYGGEYHTVVIAPATSNTVAKCAFGISDTLPTNLYAQAGKQCVPGIVFACDTAPSVITHAPKEWVEVRPRAIEFENVERLARFAHTTVARSLEDLEAALDQRLSDLQLAWNTSSS